From a single Candidatus Bathyarchaeota archaeon genomic region:
- the secY gene encoding preprotein translocase subunit SecY, with translation MAGRFLSLFKPIGRVLPEIKKPGRKVSFNEKIFWTALVLVIFLVMTEIPLYGVSSAQQDRFGSLRVIFASNQGTLMELGIGPIVTAGLILQLLAGSGIIKCDLSNPEDRGLFTSASKVFSIVLTGVQAGAYILSGMYGAIGVPVMLAIFFQLIAAGIIVMLMDELVQKGWGLGSGISLFIMAGVAQNIVWSMFSPPTGLFFGSLQQLLGGAMTATEWVFGTTSGVYPSLVGFIATISVFLIVIYLQGVRIELPMSYAGYKGFRSRYPIKLLYVSNLPVIFASALFANVYFFTQLLWSQMGQPAPGTNLFFQIIGDYNVTVSDGSTNVYPVGGLAYLVTSPHNIQGVAADPLRAAAYLGILVGFCAVFSLIWLEVGGLGPSKVAKQLMSSGMQIPGYRRSERPIEQILKRYIPVVTVLGGIIVGLVAGISDFLGAFGTGTGILLSVGIIYQYYELLMRERAAEMFPAFRRILGE, from the coding sequence ATGGCCGGAAGATTTCTCAGCCTCTTCAAACCAATAGGCAGAGTTTTACCTGAAATCAAAAAGCCTGGACGCAAAGTCAGCTTTAACGAAAAAATCTTCTGGACCGCCCTTGTCCTAGTAATCTTCCTTGTAATGACCGAAATCCCACTCTACGGCGTCAGTTCAGCGCAACAAGACCGTTTCGGTTCCTTACGTGTTATCTTTGCCTCAAACCAAGGCACCCTCATGGAGCTCGGTATCGGCCCCATCGTCACCGCAGGTTTAATTCTGCAGTTACTCGCAGGTTCAGGCATAATAAAATGCGATCTATCTAACCCTGAAGACCGAGGACTCTTCACCTCCGCCAGCAAAGTCTTCAGCATCGTCTTAACAGGCGTCCAAGCAGGCGCATACATCTTAAGCGGCATGTACGGCGCAATCGGTGTCCCTGTAATGCTGGCGATTTTCTTCCAGTTGATAGCCGCAGGCATAATCGTTATGTTAATGGATGAACTTGTCCAGAAGGGCTGGGGCTTAGGTAGCGGTATCAGCCTCTTCATCATGGCAGGTGTAGCTCAAAACATAGTCTGGAGCATGTTCTCGCCGCCCACCGGCTTGTTCTTTGGTTCACTGCAGCAGTTGCTCGGTGGCGCAATGACGGCTACTGAATGGGTCTTTGGTACCACAAGCGGCGTTTACCCCTCACTAGTCGGTTTCATTGCAACCATCTCTGTATTCCTAATAGTCATCTACTTGCAGGGTGTCAGAATCGAGTTACCCATGAGCTACGCAGGCTACAAGGGCTTCCGCAGCAGATACCCAATTAAACTCCTCTACGTCAGCAACCTCCCAGTCATCTTCGCCAGTGCATTGTTCGCTAACGTCTACTTCTTTACGCAGCTACTGTGGAGCCAAATGGGTCAACCTGCGCCTGGCACTAACCTGTTCTTCCAAATCATAGGCGACTACAACGTAACCGTAAGCGACGGCTCCACCAACGTTTATCCCGTTGGCGGGTTAGCTTACTTGGTCACTTCACCTCACAACATTCAAGGCGTCGCCGCTGACCCACTCCGCGCAGCAGCATACTTAGGCATACTCGTCGGTTTCTGTGCCGTCTTCTCGCTTATCTGGCTGGAAGTCGGCGGCTTAGGACCAAGCAAAGTTGCCAAACAACTCATGAGCAGCGGCATGCAGATCCCCGGTTACCGACGCAGCGAACGCCCAATCGAGCAGATCCTTAAACGCTACATCCCAGTCGTCACCGTCTTAGGCGGTATAATCGTCGGTTTAGTGGCTGGAATAAGCGACTTCCTCGGCGCGTTCGGTACAGGCACAGGTATCTTGCTCAGCGTCGGCATCATCTACCAGTACTACGAGCTGCTTATGCGTGAACGCGCTGCAGAAATGTTCCCAGCGTTCAGAAGAATACTGGGCGAATAA
- a CDS encoding 50S ribosomal protein L15 — MPHKLRKIRKFRGSRTQGYGRIGQHRDSGSKGNRKVGRHKHLWSKVVTSQPDYFGKHGFTSPQSKHRVEKTINLHKLDQLATGSSINLTELGYTKLLGTGKITKALTVQVKAASKSAQQKIEAAGGKLELPEAEVEASEE, encoded by the coding sequence ATGCCCCATAAACTAAGAAAAATACGGAAATTCAGAGGCTCAAGAACTCAAGGTTACGGAAGAATAGGACAACACCGCGATTCAGGTAGCAAAGGCAACCGTAAAGTCGGTCGCCACAAACACCTGTGGAGCAAAGTCGTAACAAGCCAACCAGACTACTTTGGAAAACACGGCTTCACCTCTCCACAAAGCAAACACAGAGTAGAAAAAACCATCAACCTACACAAACTAGACCAACTCGCAACCGGCAGCAGCATCAACCTCACCGAACTCGGCTACACCAAACTCCTCGGCACAGGCAAAATCACCAAAGCCCTAACCGTCCAAGTTAAAGCAGCCTCAAAATCCGCCCAGCAAAAAATTGAAGCAGCAGGCGGAAAACTTGAACTCCCAGAAGCAGAAGTAGAAGCCTCCGAGGAGTAA
- a CDS encoding Ig-like domain-containing protein, giving the protein MTIANTDISFELRPSTIFKGEIVTVAGSINGVHCAVPMTVYFSKGDSSNPLTINATTDDNGGFTVKFVPDLVGEWSVAVSWAGDSTHKASNSQIQTLIVNELVTPTPIQPVQSMADLYFIPAVIGIIVAIAIVGVVLALLVTRKRP; this is encoded by the coding sequence ATGACAATAGCGAATACTGATATCTCGTTTGAACTGCGCCCCAGCACTATTTTTAAGGGTGAAATAGTTACAGTTGCAGGTAGCATAAATGGAGTTCATTGTGCAGTTCCGATGACTGTCTATTTCAGCAAAGGTGACAGCTCTAACCCCCTAACGATAAACGCTACAACTGACGACAACGGAGGCTTTACAGTCAAGTTTGTTCCTGACCTAGTAGGTGAGTGGTCAGTTGCCGTTTCCTGGGCAGGAGATTCTACGCACAAAGCAAGCAACAGTCAAATCCAAACCCTAATCGTCAATGAACTCGTAACACCAACACCTATTCAGCCAGTACAATCAATGGCAGATCTATACTTCATACCCGCAGTTATTGGCATAATCGTTGCAATCGCAATTGTCGGCGTTGTACTTGCATTGCTCGTCACAAGAAAGCGACCATAA
- a CDS encoding PQQ-binding-like beta-propeller repeat protein, protein MKKIYEKKVAAMLLILVVSSVITIFSNMPMTTQGQTTNTTISGSLLRYDYGQATGNTSRSFASDGPGPSSFNIAWRTCIPGVCSQPIAIGGRILVQNNAVYYGTGNTTYCLDAGTGQIIWQKPIVGSIIKLDNTVFLAGNNAYKISDGTIVWTAPPGFMIDAGTFNGLTQLNGIGYDPSLKIIFTGSMINPTLQAWSLLDASKPPTLLWTRANQTDFGKYGSETVALEHNGICVLTTSNQYLLGINATTGTTVWVTPTKISVFTYGMSAIDGVLGFGSLNGNFYGWNITTGELIWKYNPNTPYLNQFASSPAAAYGMFFEHNQNNNVYAINATTGVLVWSASGPGIGYSNIITVAGGKVYVQMGENQYQDPISGKLSYSKFDCFDAYNGTLIWSAPVESGPPFNMQCNAYGNLYLTPQVTKYKNGTFTYGYNFPSQGITGDTGTLDEVWCISDAAQDWAMQYNDPSHTSFGNGPTTPTNDWTIQLDGGMVSSPTLVNGVCYVGTINGTIYAVDGNTGAQIWNYSTGIIGFSSTLAVVNNKVYTGAENGTVLCLDATRGTLLWATNAGSGRSTGSPIVANGCVYVGTANGIVYCLDASSGSERWAYNTTASISVAPTIDTHSNELFIPANVVTGYVTTGYIFKLNATTGVQIWNVTVPGGSISAPATIGAGMVFVRSNYRTNYGLNATTGQTIWTYVTEVNPGTPQQATGVSQNCAMLYQYGKVYLTNFFGLTCLNAFQWNRTLEYVPIATKQCSGTILFL, encoded by the coding sequence ATGAAAAAAATATATGAAAAAAAAGTTGCAGCTATGCTGTTAATACTTGTGGTATCTTCGGTCATAACGATATTTTCAAATATGCCGATGACAACCCAAGGTCAAACAACAAATACCACAATATCTGGCAGTCTTCTCCGATATGATTATGGCCAGGCAACAGGAAATACCTCTAGGTCTTTTGCTAGTGACGGGCCTGGTCCCAGTTCCTTTAACATTGCGTGGAGAACTTGCATTCCAGGAGTATGCTCACAACCCATTGCTATAGGTGGCAGAATCTTAGTCCAAAATAACGCTGTTTACTATGGTACCGGAAACACTACATACTGCTTAGATGCGGGAACAGGTCAGATCATTTGGCAGAAACCAATTGTTGGCTCAATAATTAAACTTGACAACACCGTCTTCTTAGCAGGAAATAATGCATACAAGATATCCGATGGAACAATAGTATGGACTGCTCCCCCAGGTTTTATGATAGACGCAGGAACATTTAACGGACTGACACAACTCAACGGAATAGGTTACGATCCCTCGCTAAAGATTATTTTCACCGGCAGCATGATTAATCCTACATTACAGGCTTGGTCCCTACTTGATGCGTCGAAACCTCCGACATTGCTCTGGACTAGAGCAAACCAGACAGATTTCGGCAAATATGGTAGCGAAACAGTTGCATTAGAACATAATGGAATCTGTGTACTTACTACCTCAAATCAATATCTATTAGGTATCAATGCAACAACAGGCACCACCGTCTGGGTCACACCAACAAAAATCAGCGTGTTCACTTACGGTATGAGCGCTATAGACGGCGTGCTGGGCTTTGGATCACTTAATGGCAACTTCTACGGCTGGAACATAACAACTGGTGAACTAATCTGGAAATACAATCCAAACACACCATACCTTAACCAATTTGCTTCTTCTCCCGCTGCTGCATACGGCATGTTCTTTGAGCACAACCAAAACAATAATGTTTATGCGATTAATGCTACTACAGGAGTGCTTGTGTGGTCTGCTTCAGGACCTGGCATAGGTTACTCAAATATTATAACTGTGGCAGGCGGAAAGGTTTACGTACAGATGGGTGAAAACCAATATCAAGACCCGATATCAGGTAAGCTGTCGTATTCTAAATTCGATTGTTTCGATGCATACAATGGAACACTGATATGGTCAGCACCTGTTGAATCCGGACCCCCTTTCAATATGCAATGCAACGCTTATGGCAACCTATACCTTACTCCACAAGTTACAAAGTACAAAAATGGTACCTTCACATATGGGTATAATTTCCCAAGTCAGGGAATAACTGGCGATACAGGGACTCTCGACGAAGTTTGGTGCATAAGTGACGCTGCCCAAGATTGGGCAATGCAATACAATGACCCCTCCCACACATCCTTTGGAAATGGACCTACAACACCAACAAACGATTGGACAATCCAATTAGATGGCGGCATGGTCTCATCACCAACTCTAGTTAATGGCGTATGTTACGTAGGCACAATAAATGGAACTATATACGCAGTTGACGGAAACACTGGTGCACAAATTTGGAACTACTCTACAGGCATAATCGGCTTCAGCAGTACACTTGCAGTCGTTAACAATAAAGTGTATACAGGTGCAGAAAACGGTACAGTTCTATGTCTCGATGCAACGAGAGGAACGTTACTTTGGGCAACGAATGCTGGTTCAGGAAGGTCGACTGGTTCACCGATTGTTGCGAATGGCTGTGTCTACGTAGGAACCGCTAATGGCATAGTTTACTGCTTAGATGCTTCTTCAGGATCTGAGCGTTGGGCCTATAACACTACCGCATCGATCTCTGTAGCACCAACTATCGATACCCATAGCAACGAACTCTTTATTCCAGCGAATGTTGTAACAGGGTACGTTACCACCGGCTATATCTTCAAACTAAATGCTACTACAGGAGTGCAAATTTGGAACGTTACAGTTCCAGGCGGAAGCATTTCGGCACCTGCAACCATAGGTGCTGGCATGGTGTTTGTACGCAGCAACTACAGAACAAACTATGGATTAAACGCTACAACAGGTCAAACTATCTGGACATACGTCACTGAGGTCAATCCAGGGACTCCACAACAGGCAACTGGCGTTAGTCAAAACTGCGCTATGCTATATCAATACGGTAAGGTTTATTTAACAAACTTTTTTGGTCTTACTTGTCTCAATGCTTTTCAATGGAACAGAACTCTGGAGTACGTACCTATCGCGACAAAACAATGCTCCGGGACTATCCTATTCTTATAA
- a CDS encoding DUF2250 domain-containing protein → MEEITQVLKELGLTQKQAKILLTLNKFEYATVKDISEAADVHRQEVYQVLTELQKMGLIEKRIGTPNQYKSTTISETLNILLQRKKVGCQL, encoded by the coding sequence TTGGAAGAAATAACACAGGTATTAAAAGAGTTAGGGTTGACCCAAAAGCAAGCAAAGATTCTTCTAACCCTAAACAAATTTGAGTATGCTACAGTGAAAGACATATCTGAAGCTGCAGATGTCCATCGTCAAGAAGTCTACCAAGTTCTTACAGAGTTACAAAAAATGGGTTTGATAGAAAAAAGAATCGGAACACCTAATCAATATAAGTCCACCACAATTTCTGAAACATTAAATATTTTGCTTCAGAGAAAAAAAGTTGGATGTCAGTTATAG